A stretch of the Teretinema zuelzerae genome encodes the following:
- a CDS encoding SH3 domain-containing protein: protein MIFSLNRRFSANILRIFLLLSLLAVSSCGGKIGYGVLAWSVPDHDLHAGDVVPVFVQSNIGKVYVIGSKDSKDRLEVPLWQIQLYKSRSAARKAAQRDAEYRYTYALVKIDGLPIRSAPENTARQVYRLRAGQQIKLVRKGEGAPVMSGNSALPGDWYEVMTDDGSLGWCYSYNLTIIDEREYTGEQIVQTDSGPDPVLENLLSRAWYPDSWRTMIESSRIDLDKISPQWGFFPGRDSLVARIEDETGVRTFPYSSVVRGDDGDYRFEGSTLSVQVRRRNSILVQFTDENGMPQAHYFAALDSSPESLVSEERARRDSVLESIRSLSRAFSSGNYGVLQFPETGRFLWSGYQLLSPQIIPAGSGAGGSVENRVFIPASWSGDFDGVLSFKFDGSDSWIHFLYQLSSEGLKLEHVLSVKDALVQSRNLTPTVLFFSPANEVY, encoded by the coding sequence ATGATTTTTTCTCTAAACAGACGCTTTTCTGCAAACATCCTGAGGATTTTTCTCCTTCTCTCTCTCTTGGCAGTGTCTTCCTGCGGCGGAAAAATCGGCTACGGCGTTCTCGCCTGGTCGGTTCCCGATCATGATTTGCACGCGGGAGACGTAGTTCCCGTTTTCGTCCAGTCGAATATCGGCAAAGTCTATGTAATCGGTTCGAAAGACTCGAAGGACCGCCTCGAAGTGCCTCTGTGGCAGATACAGCTCTATAAGTCGCGTTCCGCCGCCCGAAAAGCCGCTCAACGTGACGCCGAATACCGGTACACCTACGCCCTGGTCAAGATCGACGGGCTTCCGATACGCAGCGCCCCCGAGAACACGGCGCGCCAGGTATACCGCCTCCGCGCGGGCCAGCAGATAAAACTGGTACGCAAGGGAGAGGGCGCCCCCGTCATGTCGGGAAACTCGGCTCTTCCGGGCGATTGGTACGAAGTGATGACGGACGACGGATCTCTGGGCTGGTGCTATTCCTATAATCTGACGATAATCGACGAACGGGAATACACCGGCGAACAGATCGTTCAGACCGACTCGGGACCCGATCCGGTGCTGGAGAACCTTCTTTCCCGCGCCTGGTACCCTGATTCCTGGAGAACGATGATCGAAAGCTCTCGCATCGATCTTGATAAAATCAGTCCCCAATGGGGTTTTTTCCCCGGCCGGGATTCCCTGGTGGCCAGGATCGAAGACGAAACCGGCGTCAGGACCTTCCCGTATTCCTCGGTTGTACGGGGAGACGACGGAGACTACCGCTTCGAAGGCTCGACGCTGTCTGTTCAGGTTCGCCGCCGCAATTCCATTTTAGTCCAGTTTACCGACGAGAACGGCATGCCCCAGGCTCATTATTTCGCCGCCCTGGATTCCTCTCCGGAGTCTCTCGTCAGCGAAGAGCGGGCCCGCCGGGACTCGGTTCTCGAATCTATCCGCTCGCTGAGCCGCGCCTTCAGTTCAGGCAATTACGGAGTGCTGCAGTTCCCCGAAACCGGACGCTTCCTCTGGAGCGGATACCAGCTGCTAAGCCCGCAGATAATCCCGGCAGGTTCCGGAGCGGGCGGCAGCGTCGAAAACAGGGTGTTTATTCCCGCTTCCTGGTCCGGCGATTTCGACGGCGTGCTCTCCTTCAAGTTCGACGGCTCGGATTCCTGGATTCACTTCCTGTATCAGCTTTCCTCCGAGGGCTTGAAGCTTGAACATGTCCTTTCCGTGAAGGACGCTCTCGTGCAGTCCCGGAATCTTACTCCCACGGTTCTCTTTTTCAGTCCCGC